One Beggiatoa leptomitoformis DNA segment encodes these proteins:
- the ispC gene encoding 1-deoxy-D-xylulose-5-phosphate reductoisomerase — translation MAGVCILGATGTIGLNTLDVISQHPDKYQVIAITANQSVERLLQLCIKWSPRYAVMVDANAAEQLVTHLNALNSTVEVLSGVEGLVTVAQLPDVQMVMAAIVGGAGLLPTLAAAQAGKRVLLANKEALVMSGHLFMQAVRDTKAELLPIDSEHNAIFQCMPAHFQQVGQLDRLGVRKILLTASGGPFRKTPLEQLDRVTPEQACLHPNWKMGRKISVDSATMMNKGLEVIEACWLFNTTTESIDVVLHPQSVIHSLVAYIDGSVLAQLGNPDMRTPIAHALAYPERITSGVEPLNLIDVARLDFEPIVDGQFPCLQLAYEAMRIGETATTVLNAANEIAVQAFLDHRIQFTMIPKLIENTLANITIRKVKTLADVLAADTQARVWATEWLDKLQ, via the coding sequence ATGGCAGGTGTTTGTATTTTAGGGGCAACAGGCACAATCGGCTTAAACACCCTTGACGTTATTAGTCAACATCCTGATAAATACCAAGTTATTGCGATTACTGCAAATCAAAGCGTAGAACGGTTACTGCAACTATGTATTAAATGGTCACCACGTTACGCTGTTATGGTTGATGCTAATGCAGCAGAACAATTAGTTACCCATCTAAACGCCTTAAATTCTACGGTTGAGGTATTAAGTGGCGTAGAAGGGTTGGTCACTGTAGCCCAATTGCCTGATGTGCAGATGGTGATGGCGGCAATTGTGGGGGGAGCGGGTTTATTACCGACTTTAGCGGCGGCACAAGCAGGCAAACGGGTATTATTGGCTAATAAAGAAGCCTTAGTGATGTCTGGTCATTTATTCATGCAGGCAGTGCGCGATACAAAGGCCGAGTTGTTACCCATTGATAGCGAACACAATGCTATTTTCCAATGTATGCCCGCACATTTTCAGCAAGTTGGACAGTTAGACCGCTTAGGGGTGCGTAAAATTCTCCTCACCGCATCAGGCGGACCTTTTCGTAAAACACCTTTAGAACAATTAGACCGTGTTACGCCCGAACAAGCCTGTTTACATCCTAATTGGAAAATGGGGCGCAAAATTTCGGTAGATTCAGCAACTATGATGAATAAAGGCTTAGAAGTCATTGAAGCCTGCTGGTTATTTAATACTACAACTGAATCTATAGATGTTGTTTTACATCCCCAAAGTGTTATTCATTCTCTGGTTGCTTATATTGATGGCTCAGTATTGGCACAATTGGGCAATCCCGACATGCGCACACCCATTGCCCATGCGCTTGCTTATCCAGAACGAATCACCTCAGGTGTTGAACCACTGAATTTAATTGATGTTGCACGGTTAGATTTTGAACCCATCGTTGATGGACAATTTCCTTGTTTGCAACTTGCCTATGAGGCCATGCGCATAGGTGAAACGGCAACTACCGTGTTAAATGCCGCCAATGAAATTGCAGTTCAAGCATTTTTAGACCATCGCATTCAATTTACAATGATTCCGAAATTGATTGAAAATACGTTAGCAAATATAACCATCAGAAAAGTTAAGACGCTAGCAGACGTGTTAGCTGCCGACACGCAAGCCCGTGTATGGGCAACTGAATGGTTGGATAAGTTGCAGTAA